The following proteins are co-located in the Mus pahari chromosome 14, PAHARI_EIJ_v1.1, whole genome shotgun sequence genome:
- the Cd79b gene encoding B-cell antigen receptor complex-associated protein beta chain isoform X2, which yields MAALVLSSMPCHWLLFLLLLFSGSPCSQIWQHPRFAAKKRSSMVKFRCYTNHSGALTWFRKQGSQQPQELVSEEGHIMQTQNGSVYTLTIQNIQYEDNGIYFCKQKCDSANHNVTDSCGMELLVLGFSTLDQMKRRNTLKDGIIMIQTLLIILFIIVPIFLLLDKDDSKTGMEEDHTYEGLNIDQTATYEDIVTLRTGEVKWSVGEHPGQE from the exons ATGGCCGCACTGGTGCTGTCTTCCATGCCCTGCCACTGGCTGTTGttcctgctgctgttgttctCAG GAAGCCCTTGTTCCCAGATCTGGCAGCACCCGAGGTTTGCAGCCAAAAAGCGGAGCTCCATGGTGAAGTTTCGCTGCTACACGAACCACTCAGGTGCATTGACCTGGTTCCGAAAGCAAGGCAGCCAGCAGCCCCAGGAATTGGTCTCAGAAGAGGGACACATTATGCAGACCCAGAATGGCTCTGTCTACACCCTCACTATCCAAAACATCCAGTACGAGGATAATGGTATCTACTTCTGCAAGCAGAAATGTGACAGCGCCAACCATAACGTCACCGACAGCTGTGGCATGGAACTTCTAGTCTTAG GATTCAGCACATTGGACCAAATGAAGCGGCGGAACACACTGAAAGATGGTATTATCATGATCCAGACCCTCCTCATCATCCTCTTCATCATTGTGCCCATCTTCCTGCTACTTGACAAG GATGACAGCAAGACTGGGATGGAGGAAGATCACACCTACGAG GGCTTGAACATTGACCAGACAGCCACCTATGAAGACATAGTGACTCTTCGGACAGGGGAGGTAAAGTGGTCAGTGGGAGAGCACCCAGGCCAGGAGTGA
- the Cd79b gene encoding B-cell antigen receptor complex-associated protein beta chain isoform X1, which yields MAALVLSSMPCHWLLFLLLLFSGEPVPAMTSSDLPLKSQGSPCSQIWQHPRFAAKKRSSMVKFRCYTNHSGALTWFRKQGSQQPQELVSEEGHIMQTQNGSVYTLTIQNIQYEDNGIYFCKQKCDSANHNVTDSCGMELLVLGFSTLDQMKRRNTLKDGIIMIQTLLIILFIIVPIFLLLDKDDSKTGMEEDHTYEGLNIDQTATYEDIVTLRTGEVKWSVGEHPGQE from the exons ATGGCCGCACTGGTGCTGTCTTCCATGCCCTGCCACTGGCTGTTGttcctgctgctgttgttctCAG GTGAGCCAGTACCAGCAATGACAAGCAGTGACCTGCCACTGAAGTCCCAAG GAAGCCCTTGTTCCCAGATCTGGCAGCACCCGAGGTTTGCAGCCAAAAAGCGGAGCTCCATGGTGAAGTTTCGCTGCTACACGAACCACTCAGGTGCATTGACCTGGTTCCGAAAGCAAGGCAGCCAGCAGCCCCAGGAATTGGTCTCAGAAGAGGGACACATTATGCAGACCCAGAATGGCTCTGTCTACACCCTCACTATCCAAAACATCCAGTACGAGGATAATGGTATCTACTTCTGCAAGCAGAAATGTGACAGCGCCAACCATAACGTCACCGACAGCTGTGGCATGGAACTTCTAGTCTTAG GATTCAGCACATTGGACCAAATGAAGCGGCGGAACACACTGAAAGATGGTATTATCATGATCCAGACCCTCCTCATCATCCTCTTCATCATTGTGCCCATCTTCCTGCTACTTGACAAG GATGACAGCAAGACTGGGATGGAGGAAGATCACACCTACGAG GGCTTGAACATTGACCAGACAGCCACCTATGAAGACATAGTGACTCTTCGGACAGGGGAGGTAAAGTGGTCAGTGGGAGAGCACCCAGGCCAGGAGTGA